One window of Aliarcobacter lanthieri genomic DNA carries:
- a CDS encoding nitronate monooxygenase, whose product MKIGKYEIKYPIIQGGMGVGISWDQLAGHVSLEGGLGVISAVGTGYYKKLSPNVHIITRKDKPKDVINFYSKDALKEIFANARKICGKLPLACNILYAINDYGRVVRDACEAGANIIITGAGIPTNMPEFTKDFPNVALVPIVSSARALKLICKKWQRYNKIPDAVIVEGPLSGGHQGFKYEDCFKEEYQLENIVPPVIEEAKNWGNIPIIAAGGVWDKKDIDKFLSLGCVGVQMATRFIGTHECDADLKFKEVLVNAKEEDIVLMKSPVGLPARGVKTNLQFSIENHTAPKVQCISNCVAPCNRGHEAKLVGYCIADRLGAAYKGDVETGLFFSGSNGYKIDKIISVKELMEKLTKGE is encoded by the coding sequence GTGAAAATAGGAAAATATGAGATAAAGTATCCAATAATTCAAGGTGGAATGGGTGTTGGAATAAGTTGGGATCAACTTGCAGGACATGTAAGTTTAGAAGGTGGTTTAGGAGTAATTTCCGCTGTTGGAACCGGTTATTACAAAAAATTAAGCCCCAATGTACATATTATTACAAGAAAAGATAAACCAAAAGATGTTATAAATTTTTATAGTAAAGACGCACTAAAAGAAATTTTTGCAAATGCAAGAAAAATTTGTGGAAAACTTCCACTTGCTTGTAATATTTTATATGCTATAAACGACTATGGGAGAGTAGTACGTGATGCTTGTGAAGCTGGAGCAAATATTATTATTACTGGGGCTGGTATACCTACAAATATGCCAGAATTTACAAAAGATTTTCCAAATGTAGCATTAGTCCCAATTGTTTCTAGTGCAAGAGCATTAAAACTTATTTGTAAAAAATGGCAAAGATATAATAAAATTCCTGATGCAGTAATAGTTGAAGGTCCATTAAGTGGCGGGCATCAAGGTTTTAAATATGAAGATTGTTTTAAAGAAGAATATCAACTAGAAAATATTGTTCCACCTGTAATAGAAGAAGCAAAAAACTGGGGTAATATTCCAATAATAGCAGCTGGTGGAGTTTGGGATAAAAAAGATATTGATAAATTTTTATCTTTAGGCTGTGTTGGCGTTCAAATGGCTACTAGATTTATAGGAACACATGAATGTGATGCTGATTTAAAATTTAAAGAAGTTTTAGTAAATGCAAAAGAAGAAGATATTGTTTTAATGAAATCTCCAGTTGGACTTCCAGCACGTGGAGTTAAAACAAATCTACAATTTTCAATAGAAAATCACACTGCCCCAAAGGTACAATGTATTTCAAACTGTGTTGCACCATGTAATAGAGGACATGAAGCTAAACTTGTAGGATACTGTATTGCTGATAGATTAGGAGCTGCTTATAAAGGTGATGTTGAAACTGGATTATTCTTTTCAGGTTCAAATGGTTATAAAATTGATAAAATAATATCTGTAAAAGAGTTAATGGAAAAATTGACTAAAGGAGAGTAG
- a CDS encoding N-acetylmuramoyl-L-alanine amidase family protein, with translation MEEQYKEARIDFLKSSLKKDEDRKIKDLEKIINLGKKLGKDTRPDEEKLKVLTKRNVSTNKKVEVKTTSQNNKTIQNVKTQKETNKPNILYSIKSVTTSKNSIIVDFNVDITKDDIKFFELKPSPLYRNVFDIKGYFKDALATKLSIEGEETITIGQNQPDILRIVVSGKTKPTTSYNVSKRQLIIEVKSSTSKSNNTPKQNVIKQPTLVDNNLVDTTNAIRYIEANNNNITIKFNKKVTQKDIKYTHIKQNGNFEYIFDISGQYKYANPIKLTLDSMDKVVTTQNTNSVRLRLINKTSAQIKYNIVNNELVIEAIATKSENKQNSTQTNINQIQNTTPKNAKNKIIVLDAGHGGDDVGAVGPNKRYEKVVNLAVTKYLEAILKQRGYKVYLTRTTDKFIKVMDRTVLANEKNADLFISIHTNSITKEKANTTSGIETFFLSPARSERAKRVAAQENKSDIREMNESSKNVFLESLNRPRITASHKFAIDVQAGILQAARSKYKDVKDSGVREGPFWVLVGAQMPSILVELGYISHPEESKRLYEKDYQQLLANGIANGIDSYFLKNP, from the coding sequence TTGGAAGAGCAATATAAAGAAGCAAGAATAGATTTTTTAAAGTCTTCATTAAAAAAAGATGAAGATAGGAAAATCAAAGATTTAGAGAAAATTATCAATTTAGGTAAAAAGTTAGGTAAAGATACAAGACCAGATGAAGAAAAACTAAAAGTTTTAACAAAAAGAAATGTATCCACAAATAAAAAAGTAGAAGTAAAAACTACTTCTCAAAATAATAAAACTATTCAAAATGTAAAAACACAAAAAGAAACAAATAAACCAAATATTTTATATTCTATAAAATCTGTAACTACTTCAAAGAATTCAATTATTGTTGATTTTAATGTTGATATAACAAAAGATGATATTAAATTTTTTGAACTAAAGCCATCTCCTTTGTATAGAAATGTTTTTGATATAAAAGGTTATTTTAAAGATGCTCTTGCAACAAAATTATCAATTGAAGGAGAGGAGACAATAACAATAGGACAGAATCAACCTGATATATTAAGAATAGTTGTATCAGGAAAAACTAAACCTACTACATCATATAATGTTTCAAAAAGACAATTAATAATAGAGGTAAAAAGTTCTACATCAAAAAGTAATAATACACCAAAACAAAATGTAATTAAACAACCAACTTTAGTTGATAATAACTTAGTTGATACAACAAATGCAATTAGATATATTGAAGCAAATAACAATAATATAACTATAAAATTTAATAAAAAGGTTACGCAAAAAGATATAAAATATACTCATATAAAACAAAATGGGAACTTTGAATATATTTTTGATATATCTGGGCAATATAAATATGCTAATCCAATAAAATTGACTTTAGATAGTATGGATAAAGTTGTTACAACCCAAAATACAAATAGTGTAAGATTAAGACTTATAAATAAAACTTCTGCTCAAATAAAATATAATATAGTAAATAATGAATTAGTTATTGAAGCAATTGCTACAAAATCAGAGAATAAGCAAAATAGCACACAAACTAATATAAATCAAATTCAAAATACAACTCCTAAAAATGCAAAAAATAAAATTATAGTTTTAGATGCAGGTCATGGGGGAGATGATGTAGGAGCTGTTGGACCAAATAAAAGATATGAAAAAGTTGTAAATTTAGCTGTTACAAAATATCTAGAAGCCATTTTGAAGCAAAGAGGATACAAAGTCTATCTTACAAGAACAACTGATAAATTCATAAAAGTTATGGATAGAACTGTTTTAGCAAATGAAAAGAATGCTGATCTATTTATTTCAATTCATACTAACTCTATCACAAAAGAAAAAGCTAATACTACAAGTGGGATAGAAACATTTTTCCTAAGTCCAGCAAGAAGTGAAAGAGCAAAAAGAGTTGCTGCACAAGAAAATAAATCAGATATTAGAGAGATGAATGAAAGTTCAAAAAATGTTTTCTTAGAGTCACTAAATAGACCTAGAATAACTGCTTCACATAAATTTGCAATAGATGTACAAGCTGGAATTTTGCAAGCTGCTAGATCAAAATATAAAGATGTAAAAGATTCAGGTGTAAGGGAAGGTCCATTTTGGGTTTTAGTTGGAGCACAAATGCCATCTATTTTAGTAGAGCTTGGTTATATATCACATCCTGAAGAGAGTAAAAGATTATATGAAAAAGACTATCAACAACTTTTAGCAAATGGAATTGCTAATGGTATAGACTCTTACTTTCTAAAAAATCCTTAA
- a CDS encoding ferritin-like domain-containing protein: MAIDYSILTNKKVDPNSVIPVRDQILQIAVYDEFEAYETYSRIIEKFGNITPFINIKEAEAVHYSVLIQLMQKYNIEVPINDFSTAIINIPNTIIECCELGVAGEINNISMYNNLLSFAVDSDIIDVLFKLQAASYNNHLPAFRNCVFNHYNNGTTSGINQDDIMQRMQEYQDILNNVMSGNIDESLISSLFSKLNMSMIGGMVSGGAIIALLNNFLTQNSKDEE, encoded by the coding sequence ATGGCAATTGATTATAGTATTTTAACAAATAAAAAAGTTGATCCAAACTCAGTTATTCCAGTTCGTGATCAAATTTTACAAATTGCAGTTTATGATGAGTTTGAAGCCTATGAAACTTATTCAAGAATTATTGAGAAATTTGGAAATATTACTCCATTTATAAATATAAAAGAGGCAGAAGCAGTTCATTATAGTGTATTGATACAGCTTATGCAAAAATATAATATTGAAGTACCTATAAATGATTTTTCAACAGCAATAATAAATATTCCAAACACAATAATTGAGTGTTGTGAACTTGGTGTTGCAGGAGAAATTAATAATATTTCAATGTACAACAATCTTTTAAGTTTTGCTGTTGATAGTGATATTATTGATGTTTTATTTAAACTTCAAGCAGCTTCATATAATAATCATCTTCCAGCTTTTAGAAATTGTGTATTTAATCATTATAATAATGGAACAACTTCTGGAATAAATCAAGATGATATTATGCAAAGAATGCAAGAGTACCAAGATATATTAAACAATGTAATGAGTGGAAATATAGATGAAAGTCTTATCTCTTCACTATTTTCAAAATTAAATATGTCAATGATAGGTGGAATGGTAAGTGGTGGTGCAATAATTGCACTATTAAACAATTTTTTAACACAAAATTCAAAAGATGAGGAGTAA
- a CDS encoding DNA-directed RNA polymerase subunit omega: MERLEERISRALKQVDNDRYILAIAVGQRADELSKGAKPLLEQNTQKMKYTDIAIEEIANGLLKIEGLVNKK; this comes from the coding sequence ATGGAAAGATTAGAAGAAAGAATTTCAAGAGCTTTAAAACAAGTAGATAATGATAGATATATTTTAGCTATTGCTGTTGGACAAAGAGCAGATGAGTTAAGTAAGGGTGCAAAACCACTTTTAGAGCAAAATACTCAAAAAATGAAATATACAGATATTGCAATAGAAGAAATAGCAAATGGACTTTTAAAAATAGAAGGTTTAGTAAATAAAAAATAA
- a CDS encoding heavy metal translocating P-type ATPase, with the protein MNNFIKIHQTKLRARYKLSLLKDSFIDEDILKNYFLNIDYIKEVRVNKKAYSIIFELKENKFLELENILKNLNTDLLLKSCDKNPSSICVSCVKNEEPSIKGTLLASTALIAERLTTNNTLKAGISTAAAVPLLIDGTKELFKDGLTSHVLEAGAVAISIYRKDYLAANSTNAMLELGEYIEETTVHKSDDLLKELARPNVEEAWVEQKIDGVVSEILVKTEDIKVGDIVVVGTGNTIPIDGHILEGTGTVNQVSMTGEAEPVIRNRGDKVLSGTIVEEGRFRIWAEHVGANTATQRIRHYIENSLNEKSSVQLKANKLADKLVPVTLGLATAAYIFTRDFERVASVLQADYSCALKLATPVAFKSTISKAGHSGIMIKGAKSVEALSSADTFVFDKTGTLTAGQLEVISVDSYDDNWTDEELLNLTASTEEHYFHPVAEAVVKAAKERGFVHMHHEEVQFIVAHGVKTEVDGKSVIIGSRHFLEDDEKIDFSMHKINIENSLKKSDTLLYIGYDGKLLGTIGLSDELRSNAKESIKKLKELGVKNIVMLTGDIESKAKKTAKELGIEDVRAELLPTDKAKIVKELMNEGKKVAFIGDGINDAPALISAHVGISMFKGADIAKATADISLLKDDISAVVEAKEYANKTMNLINTNFNATVGINSCILAGATFGLFSPIVTAVLHNGTTIGLLLNSIKGVKPKKQ; encoded by the coding sequence ATGAACAATTTTATTAAAATTCATCAAACAAAATTAAGAGCTAGATATAAATTATCACTTTTAAAAGATAGTTTCATTGATGAAGATATTTTAAAAAACTACTTTTTAAATATTGATTATATAAAAGAAGTAAGAGTAAACAAAAAAGCTTACTCTATTATATTCGAGTTAAAAGAAAATAAATTTTTAGAACTTGAAAATATACTAAAAAACCTAAATACAGATTTACTTTTAAAATCTTGTGATAAAAATCCTTCTAGTATTTGTGTATCTTGTGTAAAGAATGAGGAACCATCAATCAAAGGAACCCTTTTAGCTAGTACAGCTTTGATAGCTGAAAGATTAACTACAAACAATACTTTAAAGGCTGGTATTTCAACAGCGGCAGCTGTACCACTTTTAATTGATGGAACTAAAGAACTTTTCAAAGATGGTTTAACTTCTCATGTCCTTGAAGCAGGAGCAGTTGCAATATCAATATATAGAAAAGATTATTTAGCAGCTAACTCTACAAATGCTATGCTTGAACTTGGAGAGTATATAGAAGAGACAACAGTACATAAAAGTGATGACTTACTAAAAGAACTAGCTCGTCCAAATGTTGAAGAAGCTTGGGTTGAACAAAAAATAGATGGAGTAGTAAGTGAAATTTTAGTAAAAACTGAAGATATAAAAGTTGGTGATATTGTTGTTGTAGGAACTGGAAATACTATTCCAATTGATGGACATATATTAGAAGGAACAGGAACAGTTAATCAAGTTTCAATGACGGGAGAAGCTGAACCAGTTATAAGAAATAGAGGAGATAAAGTTTTATCTGGAACAATTGTAGAAGAAGGACGTTTTAGAATTTGGGCTGAACATGTTGGAGCAAATACTGCAACACAAAGGATTAGACACTATATAGAAAATTCTTTAAATGAAAAATCATCAGTACAATTAAAAGCAAATAAATTAGCGGATAAGCTTGTTCCTGTAACTTTAGGTTTAGCAACAGCTGCATATATTTTTACAAGAGATTTTGAAAGAGTAGCATCTGTACTTCAAGCTGATTATTCTTGTGCTTTAAAACTTGCTACTCCAGTGGCTTTTAAATCTACTATTTCAAAAGCTGGACATAGTGGAATTATGATAAAAGGTGCAAAATCAGTAGAAGCTTTAAGTAGTGCAGATACTTTTGTTTTTGATAAAACAGGAACTTTGACTGCTGGACAACTTGAAGTTATAAGTGTAGATTCTTATGATGATAATTGGACAGATGAAGAACTTTTAAATCTTACAGCTTCAACAGAAGAACACTATTTCCATCCAGTTGCAGAAGCTGTTGTAAAAGCAGCAAAGGAACGTGGTTTTGTACATATGCACCACGAAGAAGTTCAATTTATTGTAGCTCATGGAGTAAAAACTGAAGTTGATGGTAAATCTGTAATTATTGGAAGTCGCCACTTTTTAGAAGATGATGAAAAAATAGACTTTTCAATGCATAAAATAAATATTGAAAACTCTTTAAAGAAAAGTGATACATTATTATACATAGGTTATGATGGAAAACTATTAGGAACTATTGGTCTTTCTGATGAATTAAGAAGTAATGCAAAAGAATCTATCAAAAAATTAAAAGAGCTTGGTGTAAAAAATATAGTTATGTTAACTGGAGATATAGAATCAAAGGCTAAAAAAACTGCAAAAGAATTAGGTATTGAAGATGTAAGAGCAGAACTTCTTCCAACTGATAAAGCTAAGATTGTAAAAGAGTTAATGAATGAAGGCAAAAAAGTTGCATTTATTGGAGATGGAATAAATGATGCTCCTGCATTGATATCTGCTCATGTAGGAATATCTATGTTTAAAGGTGCTGATATAGCAAAAGCAACTGCCGATATTAGTTTACTAAAAGATGATATTTCAGCTGTTGTTGAAGCAAAAGAATATGCAAATAAAACTATGAATTTAATAAATACAAACTTCAATGCAACAGTAGGTATAAATTCTTGTATTCTCGCTGGTGCAACATTTGGATTATTTTCACCAATAGTAACAGCAGTGTTACATAATGGAACAACAATAGGATTACTGTTAAATTCAATTAAAGGTGTAAAACCCAAAAAACAATAA
- a CDS encoding YtxH domain-containing protein, producing MATNQNNNQQINVNPYDTNINNSRINNNNQSGLNINQNPYLNQNVNQTAQNINTPVQQNNSIFNGDFVKGALIGAALTYVLTNKNAQENIFKAFEKGKEFLSAGVEELKERIEDAKASMNATKEEF from the coding sequence ATGGCAACAAATCAAAACAATAATCAACAAATTAATGTAAACCCATATGATACAAATATAAATAATAGTAGAATAAACAACAATAATCAAAGTGGATTAAATATAAATCAAAATCCATACTTAAATCAAAATGTTAATCAAACTGCCCAAAATATAAATACTCCAGTTCAACAAAACAATTCAATCTTTAATGGAGATTTTGTAAAAGGTGCTTTAATTGGTGCTGCTTTAACTTATGTATTAACAAATAAAAATGCACAAGAAAATATTTTTAAAGCTTTTGAAAAAGGAAAAGAATTTTTAAGTGCTGGGGTTGAAGAGTTAAAAGAAAGAATTGAAGATGCAAAAGCTTCAATGAATGCGACAAAAGAAGAGTTCTAA
- the tyrS gene encoding tyrosine--tRNA ligase, protein MENKIIEAINEIKRGTAEIIDIEAIEKLVKRYFETGENFYVKAGFDPTAPDIHVGHTVLIQKLATFQKFGGIVQFLIGDFTAAIGDPTGKSETRKVLSKEQVLENAETYKEQVFKILDASKTQVVFNSKWLNDLGSGGIITLASNLTVARMLERDDFSKRYSSNTPIAVSEFLYPLLQGYDSIALNSDIEVGGTDQKFNLLMGRTLQKAYDCKKQQAVLMMPILEGLDGVQKMSKSLGNYIGVTDEPFDMFGKVLSISDELMWRYFELVSTKSLKEIEDMKIGVENGTLHPKKVKENLATELVDRFHGIGAGDLAKQEFEKVFAKKDIPTDLEEFIFENEIWICQALVDSNLVSSTSQARRDIKSNAVSVNQQKINDDNLNLTKGEYILQKGKKSFAKIIIK, encoded by the coding sequence ATGGAAAATAAAATTATAGAAGCAATAAATGAAATAAAAAGAGGAACAGCTGAAATAATAGATATTGAAGCAATTGAAAAATTAGTAAAACGTTATTTTGAAACTGGTGAAAATTTTTATGTAAAAGCTGGGTTTGATCCAACTGCTCCTGATATCCATGTTGGACATACAGTATTAATACAAAAGTTAGCAACTTTCCAAAAATTTGGAGGAATTGTACAATTTTTAATTGGAGATTTTACAGCAGCTATTGGTGATCCAACAGGAAAAAGTGAAACAAGAAAAGTTTTAAGTAAAGAACAAGTTTTAGAAAATGCTGAAACATATAAGGAACAGGTATTTAAAATATTAGATGCTTCAAAAACTCAAGTTGTATTTAATAGTAAATGGTTAAATGATTTAGGAAGTGGAGGTATTATTACTTTAGCTTCTAACTTAACAGTTGCAAGAATGTTAGAGCGTGATGACTTTTCAAAAAGATATAGTTCAAATACTCCAATAGCAGTTAGTGAATTTTTATACCCTTTACTTCAAGGATATGACTCAATTGCATTAAATAGTGATATTGAAGTTGGTGGAACAGACCAAAAATTCAATCTTTTAATGGGAAGAACTCTACAAAAAGCTTATGATTGTAAAAAACAACAAGCCGTTTTAATGATGCCAATTTTAGAAGGACTTGATGGAGTTCAAAAGATGTCAAAATCTTTAGGTAACTACATTGGAGTTACAGATGAACCTTTTGATATGTTTGGAAAAGTTTTATCTATTTCAGATGAACTTATGTGGAGATATTTTGAGTTAGTGTCTACTAAATCTTTAAAAGAAATTGAAGATATGAAAATTGGTGTAGAAAATGGAACTTTACACCCTAAAAAAGTAAAAGAAAATTTAGCAACAGAGTTAGTTGATAGATTTCATGGAATAGGTGCTGGGGATTTAGCAAAACAAGAATTTGAAAAAGTTTTTGCAAAAAAAGATATCCCAACAGATTTAGAAGAATTTATATTTGAAAATGAAATATGGATTTGTCAAGCATTAGTAGATTCAAATTTAGTAAGTTCAACTTCTCAAGCAAGAAGAGATATAAAATCAAATGCTGTATCAGTAAATCAACAAAAAATAAATGATGATAACCTAAATTTAACTAAAGGCGAGTATATTTTACAAAAAGGTAAAAAGAGTTTCGCTAAGATAATAATAAAATAA
- a CDS encoding NUDIX domain-containing protein: MGNVKTYGVVPYLVDKKDIKILLCLGVASQSRWGCLKGSKNRNESAFECAKREFFEESSILVDIALFEEYFEQINEDKDIGIWLVNSSNIELIDKYFDKDELKKEFLSWENTKVKFFSLKKLPKIKKKQQNLIKNIKDFLESKSLYH; this comes from the coding sequence ATGGGTAATGTCAAAACTTACGGAGTAGTTCCATACTTGGTGGACAAAAAAGATATAAAAATTCTTTTATGTTTAGGTGTTGCAAGTCAATCTAGATGGGGCTGTTTAAAAGGTAGTAAAAATAGAAATGAAAGTGCTTTTGAATGTGCTAAAAGAGAATTTTTCGAAGAGAGTTCTATTCTTGTTGATATTGCACTTTTTGAAGAATATTTTGAGCAAATAAATGAAGATAAAGATATTGGGATTTGGCTTGTAAATAGTTCAAATATTGAGTTAATTGATAAATATTTTGATAAAGATGAACTCAAAAAAGAGTTTTTGTCTTGGGAAAATACTAAAGTAAAATTCTTTTCATTAAAGAAACTTCCAAAAATAAAGAAAAAACAACAAAACTTAATAAAAAATATTAAGGATTTTTTAGAAAGTAAGAGTCTATACCATTAG
- the pyrH gene encoding UMP kinase: MTKRVLVKFSGEALAGTEGYGIDTKILDYIANEIKSLVEFGIEVAIVIGGGNIIRGVTAAADGVIKRTSADYMGMLGTVINGVAMQEALEYKGLSARLQTAIKMEEIAEPFIVRKAMRHFEKGRVVIFGAGTGNPYFTTDTGATLRATEIGADLLIKATKVNGVYDKDPMKFTDAIKLNTLTYDRALEDHIKVMDDTAIALAKDNKLPIAVTNMNEEGNLLRIVKGDYSRCSIVK; this comes from the coding sequence ATGACAAAAAGAGTTCTTGTTAAATTTTCAGGAGAAGCATTAGCTGGTACTGAAGGTTATGGAATAGATACAAAAATATTAGATTATATAGCAAATGAGATAAAAAGTTTAGTTGAATTTGGAATTGAAGTTGCTATTGTTATTGGTGGTGGAAATATAATTCGTGGTGTTACAGCCGCTGCTGATGGCGTTATAAAAAGAACAAGTGCTGATTATATGGGAATGTTAGGAACCGTAATAAATGGTGTTGCAATGCAAGAAGCATTAGAATACAAAGGTTTAAGTGCAAGATTACAAACTGCTATAAAAATGGAAGAAATAGCTGAACCTTTTATTGTAAGAAAAGCCATGAGACACTTTGAAAAAGGAAGAGTTGTAATATTTGGTGCTGGAACAGGAAACCCTTATTTTACAACAGATACAGGAGCAACTTTAAGAGCTACTGAGATAGGTGCTGATTTGCTAATAAAAGCAACAAAAGTTAATGGTGTTTATGATAAAGATCCAATGAAATTTACTGATGCTATAAAATTAAATACTTTAACTTATGATAGAGCTTTAGAAGATCATATCAAGGTTATGGATGACACAGCTATTGCATTAGCAAAAGACAATAAACTTCCAATAGCTGTTACTAATATGAATGAAGAAGGAAATTTACTAAGAATCGTAAAAGGTGATTATAGTAGATGTTCGATTGTTAAATAA
- a CDS encoding RelA/SpoT family protein, producing MNQFFKDVQIINTIEGAINKLKSQIDISDKLYEIINFIIEAHKGQFRKSGEPYSVHPILVASITSNFSKDEDVIATALLHDVVEDTEFSLEYVQEKWGSNVANMVKGLTKVSDIREENFVTSKDSTNSKIISAALTFRKMLITSIDDPRVLIVKLCDRLHNMLTLGVLPPHKQRRIAEETLVVYVPIANRLGISTLKNELEDLAFFYIYPEEYKKIDDFLKEHQQSMQLSFNNFITVTKNLLEKNGFDINKIKIYSRIKHHYSIYLKMQRKGITIDEVLDLFAIRILVENDIDCYKALGHIHLEFKPLVSRFKDYVATPKENGYQTIHTTVFYNSKIYEIQIRSFEMNKVAEYGIAAHWVYKSGEKNSINLNWLKSLEFSNDNIEEFYSDAKENLFNDEIIVYSPKGEVFILPIGSTAYDYAFAIHTSVGEKAISCYINKIKKPLLTVLKSTDIVSIEVGEETIARCSWMDMLKTPRAKKQLKLICTQRQKEIDKLSGRNIINTVFSRYYENIIEVYPIENLYKVPQVLSYFKHSKLLLEKKVAKDKGLMARFKILTSKIKEFKFDNLLIYSNFSIHSISFEHCCHPKFGDDIVAFRNGNEAIIHHKMCDKAYSKIKSNHQMLFCTWTKNSVFKYKMLISIPNTRGQLAKVFNYLSLNEFYILYVSFGRQKHTYNQYCEIEFETNISNIDEVKKIVEKNIKVIELFSSKDAYNK from the coding sequence ATGAACCAATTTTTTAAAGATGTACAGATTATTAATACTATTGAAGGTGCTATCAATAAATTAAAAAGTCAAATTGATATTTCAGATAAACTTTATGAAATTATTAATTTTATAATTGAAGCACATAAAGGTCAATTTAGAAAGAGTGGTGAACCATATAGTGTTCACCCAATACTTGTTGCATCTATTACTTCAAACTTTTCGAAAGATGAAGATGTTATAGCTACTGCCCTACTTCATGATGTAGTTGAAGATACAGAGTTTTCTTTAGAGTATGTTCAAGAAAAATGGGGTAGTAATGTAGCAAATATGGTAAAGGGGCTTACAAAAGTTTCTGATATTAGAGAAGAAAATTTTGTTACTTCAAAAGACTCAACAAATTCAAAAATAATATCTGCAGCACTTACTTTTAGAAAGATGCTTATTACTTCTATTGATGACCCAAGAGTTTTAATAGTCAAACTATGTGATAGACTTCATAATATGCTAACTCTTGGAGTTTTACCACCACATAAACAAAGAAGAATAGCTGAAGAAACTTTAGTTGTTTATGTTCCAATCGCGAATCGTTTAGGTATTTCAACATTAAAAAATGAATTAGAAGATTTAGCATTTTTTTATATTTATCCAGAAGAATATAAAAAAATTGATGACTTTTTAAAAGAACATCAACAATCTATGCAACTAAGTTTTAATAATTTTATAACTGTTACAAAAAATCTTTTAGAAAAAAATGGCTTTGATATCAATAAGATTAAAATTTATTCAAGAATAAAACATCACTATTCAATATATTTAAAAATGCAAAGAAAAGGTATTACTATAGATGAAGTACTTGATCTCTTTGCCATTAGAATTTTAGTTGAAAATGACATTGACTGTTATAAAGCGTTAGGACATATTCATTTAGAGTTTAAACCTTTAGTTTCAAGATTTAAAGATTATGTAGCAACTCCAAAAGAAAATGGTTATCAAACAATCCATACAACTGTCTTTTATAACTCGAAAATTTATGAAATTCAAATTCGTTCTTTTGAAATGAATAAAGTTGCAGAATATGGAATAGCTGCTCACTGGGTATATAAATCTGGAGAAAAAAATTCTATAAACTTAAATTGGCTTAAATCATTAGAGTTTTCAAATGACAATATTGAAGAATTTTATTCAGATGCAAAAGAGAACCTTTTTAATGATGAAATAATAGTTTATTCTCCAAAAGGAGAAGTTTTTATTCTTCCTATTGGTTCAACTGCCTATGACTATGCTTTTGCTATTCATACAAGCGTAGGAGAAAAAGCTATATCATGTTATATAAATAAGATAAAAAAACCCCTTTTAACAGTTTTAAAAAGTACTGATATAGTATCTATTGAAGTTGGAGAAGAAACAATTGCTAGATGTTCATGGATGGATATGCTAAAAACTCCAAGAGCAAAAAAACAACTAAAACTAATTTGTACACAAAGACAAAAAGAGATAGATAAATTATCAGGAAGAAATATTATAAATACAGTATTCTCAAGATACTATGAAAATATTATTGAAGTTTATCCTATTGAAAACTTATATAAAGTTCCTCAGGTTTTAAGCTATTTTAAGCACTCAAAGTTACTTTTAGAAAAAAAAGTTGCAAAAGATAAAGGTTTAATGGCTAGATTTAAAATATTAACTAGTAAAATAAAAGAATTTAAATTTGACAATCTTTTGATATACTCAAATTTTAGTATACATTCAATATCTTTTGAACACTGCTGTCATCCAAAATTTGGAGATGATATTGTTGCTTTTAGAAATGGTAACGAAGCAATAATTCATCATAAAATGTGTGATAAAGCATATTCAAAGATAAAGTCAAACCATCAAATGTTATTTTGTACTTGGACAAAAAATAGTGTGTTTAAATATAAAATGTTAATTAGTATCCCAAATACAAGAGGACAATTAGCAAAAGTATTTAACTATTTATCTTTAAATGAATTTTACATTTTATATGTATCATTTGGAAGACAAAAACATACTTATAACCAATATTGTGAAATAGAATTTGAAACAAATATATCAAATATTGATGAAGTAAAAAAAATAGTTGAGAAAAATATAAAAGTTATAGAATTATTCTCATCAAAAGATGCATATAATAAATAA